In Solanum pennellii chromosome 7, SPENNV200, the following are encoded in one genomic region:
- the LOC107025247 gene encoding agamous-like MADS-box protein AGL66: MGRNKIVMKKIEDPTSRKQFYSNRKDSIVKKSNELAVVCGTDVALLMFSPAGQVTTYSSKESVEDIMIEAMNKSVNPRPIPNLNEQLLMQSLKQSKSEGQMVGKIAIAEAHEKKLNELKETIREAQQKIRYCNPQVENISSVQEAEAYEQFIRSNMEQIQQSKAKLLGVQGFVHRNEYPAVNTEDTAAAGTSSGWTF; this comes from the exons ATGGGTCGCAATAAGATTGTGATGAAGAAAATTGAGGATCCAACATCCCGTAAACAGTTCTATTCAAATCGCAAGGATAGCATTGTGAAGAAGTCAAATGAGCTGGCGGTTGTATGTGGTACAGATGTGGCGTTGTTGATGTTTTCTCCAGCTGGTCAAGTCACTACCTATTCTAGCAAAGAAAG TGTTGAGGACATCATGATCGAAGCTATGAACAAGTCTGTGAATCCGCG ACCCATACCAAATCTAAATGAACAG CTTTTGATGCAGAGTCTCAAACAGTCAAAATCTGAAGGCCAAATGGTTGGAAAAATAGCTAT TGCTGAG GCTCATGAGAAGAAGCTTAATGAGCTCAAAGAAACAATAAGGGAGGCACAACAGAAAATAAG GTATTGCAATCCGCAAGTGGAGAATATCAGCTCAGTCCAAGAAGCTGAAGCATATGAGCAGTTCATTAGGAGTAATATGGAACAGATTCAACAATCAAAA GCAAAACTCTTAGGTGTCCAAGGATTTGTCCATAGAAATGAATATCCTGCG GTCAACACAGAGGATACGGCTGCTGCAG GAACCAGTAGCGGATGGACGTTTTGA